A window of Auraticoccus monumenti contains these coding sequences:
- a CDS encoding Ig-like domain-containing protein: protein MFSGTASFSFTVSDGRFTSEPAEVTIEVAPNLPPTAEDLSLRTGFEEPVELTLAGTDPEGRTLTYDVDDVVGGTVSGTAPELVFTPDELFSGEASFSYTVSDGRFTSEPADVTIDVAVNLPPTADDIELATEFETPVEVDLSGTDPEGLPLTFDVGTVVGGTVSGTAPDLVFTPDERFGGTASISYTVSDGRFTSETATVTIEVGRNEPPTAADLRLATGFETPVGFTLPGEDPEGVPLQWALVGEPAGGSLSETDESPRNEGLTEEERDALPPVTGGGWFDLVFTPDELFSGEASFSYVVFDGRFVSEPATVTVDVAGNAVPVADDLDVTTSAATPVDLPLTGSDPEGRPLTFEVTSSPEGGALSGTAPELVFTPEDGFSGEATFEFTVDDGRFTSEAATVTITVEAAAVEPTPAPVEPSPVPVEPSPVPVEPTPAPVEPGPTEPAPVPGVDDRLPDTGGLDVAALVVGLGLLTTGATVLLSRARRRD, encoded by the coding sequence CTGTTCAGCGGCACCGCCTCGTTCAGCTTCACCGTCTCCGACGGCCGCTTCACCTCCGAGCCGGCCGAGGTCACCATCGAGGTGGCGCCCAACCTGCCGCCGACGGCGGAGGACCTGTCCCTGCGCACCGGGTTCGAGGAGCCTGTCGAGCTCACGCTCGCGGGCACCGACCCGGAGGGCCGGACGCTGACCTACGACGTGGACGACGTGGTGGGTGGCACCGTCTCCGGCACCGCGCCGGAGCTGGTCTTCACCCCCGACGAGCTGTTCAGCGGTGAGGCCTCCTTCAGCTACACCGTCTCCGACGGCCGCTTCACCTCCGAGCCCGCCGACGTGACCATCGACGTCGCCGTCAACCTGCCGCCCACGGCCGACGACATCGAGCTGGCCACGGAGTTCGAGACCCCGGTCGAGGTCGACCTCTCCGGCACCGACCCCGAGGGTCTCCCGCTGACCTTCGACGTCGGCACGGTGGTCGGCGGCACCGTCAGCGGGACGGCCCCGGACCTGGTGTTCACCCCCGACGAGCGCTTCGGCGGCACCGCCTCCATCAGCTACACCGTCTCCGACGGGCGCTTCACCTCCGAGACGGCCACGGTGACCATCGAGGTGGGCCGCAACGAGCCGCCGACCGCCGCCGACCTGCGGCTGGCCACCGGTTTCGAGACCCCGGTCGGCTTCACGCTGCCCGGTGAGGACCCCGAGGGCGTCCCGCTGCAGTGGGCCCTGGTCGGCGAGCCGGCGGGCGGGAGCCTGTCCGAGACCGACGAGTCGCCCCGCAACGAGGGTCTGACCGAGGAGGAGCGGGACGCGCTGCCCCCGGTCACCGGCGGCGGCTGGTTCGACCTCGTGTTCACCCCCGACGAGCTGTTCAGCGGGGAGGCCTCCTTCAGCTACGTCGTGTTCGACGGCCGCTTCGTCTCCGAGCCGGCGACGGTGACCGTCGACGTGGCCGGGAACGCGGTCCCGGTGGCCGACGACCTCGACGTGACCACCTCCGCCGCGACGCCGGTGGACCTGCCGCTGACCGGTAGCGACCCGGAGGGGCGGCCCTTGACCTTCGAGGTGACGTCCTCTCCCGAGGGCGGCGCCCTGAGCGGCACCGCGCCGGAGCTGGTCTTCACCCCCGAGGACGGGTTCAGCGGCGAGGCCACCTTCGAGTTCACCGTGGACGACGGTCGCTTCACCTCCGAGGCAGCCACCGTCACGATCACCGTCGAGGCCGCCGCGGTCGAGCCCACGCCGGCCCCGGTCGAGCCCAGCCCGGTCCCGGTCGAGCCCAGCCCGGTCCCGGTCGAGCCCACGCCGGCCCCGGTCGAGCCGGGTCCGACCGAGCCGGCCCCGGTCCCCGGGGTGGACGACCGGCTGCCGGACACCGGTGGGCTCGACGTCGCCGCGCTCGTGGTGGGCCTCGGCCTGCTGACCACCGGTGCGACCGTGCTGCTCAGCCGGGCCCGCCGGCGCGACTGA
- a CDS encoding peptidoglycan-binding domain-containing protein — protein MSCSLRGRLLRVLVVLSVLLLGTQLPATPASAAGRVPATPSGLPSGIETLAPYVPNNSCSPGTRPGTDKLAALLRSTYGRSVGTSRACNGSVTEHSDGRAVDLMLSARNSTQKADATALNSWLLATDRSGQKFANARRLGVMYIIWDGRIWSSYRTGDGWREYNGCASRTTSGYDTTCHRDHVHISLSWAGALGSTSFWTRTVAAQRYGACPASGNNWAAYSTNARSTPCPTHTRLTAPSTASAAYKALVPWAGYYMKTGSTTGTPVRAWQQALKVSQTGSWDSATVAATKRLQSRHGLPQSGTANTATWRAVLSEHR, from the coding sequence GTGTCCTGCTCGCTGCGCGGACGTCTGCTGCGCGTCCTGGTCGTCCTCTCCGTCCTGCTGCTGGGCACCCAGCTGCCCGCCACCCCCGCCTCCGCCGCGGGCCGGGTCCCGGCGACGCCGTCCGGGCTGCCGTCCGGCATCGAGACGCTGGCGCCGTACGTCCCCAACAACTCCTGCTCCCCAGGCACCCGGCCCGGCACCGACAAGCTGGCCGCCCTGCTGCGCAGCACCTACGGCCGCTCGGTCGGCACCAGCCGCGCCTGCAACGGGTCGGTCACCGAGCACTCCGACGGCCGCGCGGTCGACCTGATGCTCTCGGCACGCAACAGCACCCAGAAGGCCGACGCCACGGCGTTGAACAGCTGGTTGTTGGCCACCGACCGGTCCGGGCAGAAGTTCGCGAACGCCCGTCGCCTCGGCGTCATGTACATCATCTGGGACGGCCGGATCTGGAGCAGCTACCGCACCGGCGACGGCTGGCGGGAGTACAACGGCTGCGCCAGCCGGACCACGTCGGGCTACGACACCACCTGCCACCGCGACCACGTGCACATCTCGCTGTCCTGGGCCGGCGCGCTGGGCAGCACCTCCTTCTGGACCAGGACGGTCGCCGCGCAGCGCTACGGCGCCTGCCCCGCCAGCGGCAACAACTGGGCCGCGTACTCGACCAACGCGCGCAGCACCCCCTGCCCGACCCACACCCGGCTGACCGCCCCCTCCACGGCCTCGGCGGCCTACAAGGCGCTGGTGCCGTGGGCCGGCTACTACATGAAGACCGGCTCCACCACCGGCACCCCGGTCCGCGCGTGGCAGCAGGCCCTCAAGGTGTCCCAGACCGGGAGCTGGGACTCGGCCACCGTGGCGGCCACGAAGCGGCTGCAGAGCCGCCACGGGCTCCCGCAGAGCGGGACGGCCAACACCGCCACCTGGCGGGCGGTGCTGTCCGAGCACCGCTGA
- a CDS encoding purine-nucleoside phosphorylase produces MSDNPKALAATAARTLLDAAGVPALDLALVLGSGWSSAADRLGEPLHTVDLADLPGFEAPTVAGHGGQLRVVRTANDKVGAVFTGRHHFYERRDVDAVVHGVRTAAAAGAGTVVLTNGCGGLNPAWPPGTPVLIRDHINLTGATPLRGATFIDMTEAYAARLRELARRVDPSLDEGVYVQFGGPQYETPAEVRMARVLGGDLVGMSTTLETLAAREAGMEVLGISLVTNAAAGTTDATLDHQEVIAAGRDAGPRLAELLRGLVAVL; encoded by the coding sequence GTGAGTGACAACCCGAAGGCGCTCGCCGCCACCGCTGCCCGCACCCTGCTCGACGCTGCCGGGGTCCCCGCCCTCGACCTGGCCCTGGTGCTGGGGTCGGGCTGGTCCTCGGCGGCCGACCGGCTCGGGGAGCCGCTGCACACCGTCGACCTGGCCGACCTGCCCGGTTTCGAGGCCCCCACCGTGGCCGGCCACGGCGGCCAGCTGCGGGTGGTGCGGACGGCGAACGACAAGGTGGGGGCGGTGTTCACCGGTCGGCACCACTTCTACGAGCGCCGCGACGTGGACGCCGTCGTGCACGGGGTGCGGACGGCCGCCGCCGCCGGCGCCGGCACGGTGGTGCTGACCAACGGCTGCGGTGGGCTGAACCCGGCCTGGCCGCCCGGGACCCCGGTGCTGATCCGCGACCACATCAACCTCACCGGCGCCACGCCCCTGCGCGGCGCGACCTTCATCGACATGACCGAGGCCTACGCCGCCCGGCTGCGCGAGCTGGCCCGCAGGGTCGACCCGAGCCTGGACGAGGGCGTCTACGTGCAGTTCGGCGGACCCCAGTACGAGACGCCGGCCGAGGTGCGGATGGCCCGGGTGCTCGGCGGGGACCTGGTCGGGATGTCGACCACGCTGGAGACCCTCGCCGCCCGGGAGGCCGGGATGGAGGTGCTCGGCATCTCGCTGGTCACCAACGCCGCGGCCGGCACCACCGACGCGACCCTGGACCACCAGGAGGTGATCGCGGCCGGCCGCGACGCCGGCCCGCGGCTGGCCGAGCTGCTGCGCGGTCTGGTGGCCGTGCTGTGA
- a CDS encoding aminoglycoside phosphotransferase family protein produces the protein MTSTPDPGPPPERVVVGAEEARRLVAAQFPRWADLPVAPVPDGGWDNCTFRLGGEMLLRLPSAAPYARAVEKEHRWLPVLAPRLPLPVPVPLARGRPTADFPHPWSVYRWLEGVPATARRVVDPVRFAVDLADFLLALQRVDPAGGPQPGLHSWYRGAPVRTYDGETRRAIEALEGRVDVELAGEIWETALAARWEGGDVWFHGDVAEGNLLLRDGRLAAVIDFGTCGVGDPACDLAAAWTLLTAEGRIAFRERLQVDGSAWARGRGWALWKTLTTVAGAVHEPGSTGVPTSATQVLDAIFSEYRDSGSAG, from the coding sequence ATGACCAGCACCCCGGACCCCGGGCCCCCGCCGGAGCGCGTCGTCGTCGGGGCGGAGGAGGCGCGTCGGCTGGTCGCGGCCCAGTTCCCCCGGTGGGCCGACCTCCCCGTCGCCCCGGTGCCCGACGGTGGCTGGGACAACTGCACCTTCCGGCTGGGCGGGGAGATGCTGCTCCGTCTCCCCAGCGCCGCCCCGTACGCCCGGGCGGTGGAGAAGGAGCACCGTTGGCTCCCGGTGCTGGCGCCCCGGCTGCCGCTGCCCGTCCCCGTCCCGCTGGCGAGGGGGCGGCCCACCGCGGACTTCCCGCACCCGTGGTCGGTCTACCGCTGGCTGGAGGGCGTGCCGGCCACCGCCCGCCGGGTCGTGGACCCGGTCCGCTTCGCCGTCGACCTCGCCGACTTCCTGCTGGCCCTGCAGCGCGTCGATCCCGCCGGCGGCCCGCAGCCCGGACTCCACAGCTGGTACCGCGGCGCCCCCGTGCGGACGTACGACGGCGAGACCCGGCGCGCGATCGAGGCGCTCGAGGGCCGGGTCGACGTCGAGCTCGCGGGTGAGATCTGGGAGACCGCCCTCGCGGCCCGGTGGGAGGGCGGGGACGTCTGGTTCCACGGGGACGTCGCCGAGGGCAACCTGCTGCTCCGGGACGGACGGCTGGCGGCGGTCATCGACTTCGGCACCTGCGGCGTCGGCGACCCGGCGTGCGACCTGGCCGCCGCGTGGACGCTGCTGACCGCCGAGGGGCGGATCGCCTTCCGCGAGCGCCTGCAGGTCGACGGGTCCGCCTGGGCGCGCGGCCGCGGCTGGGCGCTGTGGAAGACGCTCACCACCGTCGCGGGTGCGGTGCACGAGCCGGGGAGCACAGGCGTGCCCACCTCCGCGACCCAGGTGCTCGACGCGATCTTCTCGGAGTACCGCGACAGCGGGTCCGCCGGCTGA
- a CDS encoding NAD(P)H-quinone dehydrogenase, producing MTRVVIIGGGPGGYEAALVGRALGGEVTLIEATGVGGAAVLTDCVPSKTLIATAEVMTTIQGSEKLGLVVGRADGDPSTIEEIVTVDLAAVNQRVLGLASQQSRDITDRLRREGVELVEGRGRMDGPNRVVAETADGERTFEADAVLVATGTRPRMLPDAQPDGERILTWQQLYTLTELPERLIVVGSGVTGAEFASAYDALGSDVVLVSSRDQVLPGEDPDAARVLQEVMERRGVGIVGRSRAASARRVGDGVEVGLTDGRTITGSHCLMAVGSIPNTSDMGLEEAGIAVTESGHITVDRVSRTSARGVYAAGDCTGVLPLASVAAMQGRIAMWHTLGDAVAPLDLNRVASNVFTAPEIATVGVSQADVTEGRVRATAVNLPLRTNARAKMQGIEDGFVKIFSLPRTGIIVGGVVVAPSASELIHPLSLAVAERITVDEFAGDFTVYPSLSGSLAEAARKLHRHIDVTRAAGD from the coding sequence GTGACTCGCGTGGTGATCATCGGAGGCGGACCCGGCGGCTACGAGGCGGCCCTGGTGGGCAGGGCGCTCGGTGGCGAGGTGACCCTGATCGAGGCGACCGGGGTGGGCGGCGCGGCCGTGCTGACCGACTGCGTGCCCTCCAAGACGCTGATCGCCACCGCCGAGGTGATGACCACCATCCAGGGCTCGGAGAAGCTCGGACTGGTGGTCGGCCGGGCCGACGGCGACCCCAGCACCATCGAGGAGATCGTCACCGTCGACCTGGCTGCGGTGAACCAGCGGGTGCTCGGGCTGGCCAGCCAGCAGTCGCGCGACATCACCGACCGGCTGCGCCGCGAGGGCGTCGAGCTGGTCGAGGGCCGCGGCCGGATGGACGGCCCGAACAGGGTGGTGGCCGAGACCGCCGACGGCGAGCGGACCTTCGAGGCCGACGCCGTCCTGGTGGCCACCGGCACCCGTCCCCGGATGCTCCCCGACGCCCAGCCCGACGGCGAGCGCATCCTCACCTGGCAGCAGCTCTACACGCTGACCGAGCTCCCCGAGCGGCTGATCGTCGTCGGCTCCGGGGTCACCGGCGCCGAGTTCGCCAGCGCCTACGACGCCCTGGGATCGGACGTGGTGCTGGTCAGCTCCCGGGACCAGGTGCTCCCCGGCGAGGACCCCGACGCCGCCCGTGTGCTGCAGGAGGTGATGGAGCGACGCGGTGTCGGCATCGTCGGACGCTCCCGCGCCGCCTCCGCCCGCCGGGTCGGTGACGGTGTCGAGGTGGGTCTCACCGACGGCCGCACGATCACCGGGTCGCACTGCCTGATGGCGGTCGGCTCGATCCCCAACACCTCCGACATGGGGCTGGAGGAGGCCGGCATCGCCGTGACCGAGTCCGGGCACATCACCGTGGACCGGGTCTCGCGGACGTCCGCCCGTGGGGTCTACGCCGCGGGCGACTGCACCGGAGTGCTGCCGCTGGCCTCGGTCGCCGCCATGCAGGGCCGGATCGCCATGTGGCACACCCTCGGTGACGCCGTGGCCCCGCTGGACCTCAACCGGGTCGCCTCCAACGTCTTCACCGCACCGGAGATCGCCACCGTGGGCGTGAGCCAGGCCGACGTCACCGAGGGCCGCGTCCGGGCCACCGCGGTGAACCTGCCGCTGCGGACGAACGCCCGGGCCAAGATGCAGGGCATCGAGGACGGCTTCGTCAAGATCTTCTCCCTGCCGCGCACCGGCATCATCGTCGGCGGCGTGGTGGTGGCCCCCTCGGCCAGCGAGCTCATCCACCCGCTCTCGCTGGCCGTGGCCGAGCGGATCACGGTGGACGAGTTCGCCGGCGACTTCACCGTCTACCCCTCGCTGTCGGGCTCGCTCGCCGAGGCGGCCCGCAAGCTGCACCGCCACATCGACGTCACCAGGGCCGCCGGGGACTGA
- a CDS encoding transcriptional regulator, whose translation MPEARFDALIHAPHRLRICAMLSQADGIEFGEVLQRTGLSKSALSKHVTQLAEAGYVAEEPLVRQGRARLLLSLTPRGRTAYLRHRESLRQILEQETADQ comes from the coding sequence GTGCCTGAGGCCCGCTTCGACGCCCTCATCCACGCGCCGCACCGGTTGCGGATCTGCGCGATGCTCTCCCAGGCCGACGGGATCGAGTTCGGTGAGGTGCTGCAGCGCACGGGGCTGTCGAAGTCGGCGCTGAGCAAGCACGTCACCCAGCTGGCCGAGGCCGGCTACGTCGCCGAGGAGCCCCTGGTGCGGCAGGGGCGCGCGCGGCTGCTGCTCTCCCTCACCCCGCGCGGGCGGACGGCCTACCTCCGGCACCGGGAGTCCCTGCGCCAGATCCTGGAGCAGGAGACCGCCGACCAGTGA
- a CDS encoding phospho-sugar mutase, with product MSTLPAALSADVDAWRGEDPDPATVAALDVLVARAGEGDVAAVAELASAFAGPLEFGTAGLRGPLGPGPARMNRVVVTRAAAGLAAWLHEVGRSGGTVLVGHDARYNSDVFARDTCEVLAAAGFDAVLVDRPTPTPVIAFGLRHLGCVAGVVVTASHNPPQDNGYKVYLGDGSQIVPPVDAEMAAQIARVSASPLADVARSTAYRTADESLLAAYVARAASLVAADAPRELHWVYTPLHGVGASVVDAVVGAIGITPGQPVAQQVEPDPGFPTVAFPNPEEPGAIDLALALAAQQGAELVVANDPDADRCAVALPDAGGEGPGGWRMLRGDELGALLAEDALRRRTSGVYARSVVSSTLLDTLAAAAGQPSTTTLTGFKWIGRVPGLAFGYEEALGYCCDPDAVADKDGITALVRVLALAATLRAEGSSLGVRLDEIMLRHGLHATDQLSVRVEDLSLIARAMTTLRGAPPRRLLDEDVTVVDLALGSEALPATDGVLLSTHSVQVVVRPSGTEPKLKCYLELRLSPAESADLPAARARAAGLLARLREEMSVALGLR from the coding sequence GTGAGCACCCTGCCCGCCGCCCTCTCCGCGGACGTCGACGCCTGGCGCGGGGAGGACCCGGACCCGGCCACGGTGGCCGCCCTGGACGTCCTGGTCGCACGGGCCGGGGAGGGCGACGTGGCTGCGGTCGCCGAGCTGGCCTCGGCCTTCGCGGGGCCGCTGGAGTTCGGCACCGCCGGCCTGCGCGGGCCGCTGGGTCCGGGTCCGGCCCGGATGAACCGGGTGGTGGTGACCCGCGCCGCCGCCGGGCTGGCCGCCTGGCTGCACGAGGTGGGGCGCTCGGGCGGCACCGTGCTGGTGGGCCACGACGCCCGCTACAACTCCGACGTCTTCGCCCGCGACACCTGCGAGGTGCTGGCCGCGGCCGGCTTCGACGCCGTGCTGGTGGACCGGCCCACCCCGACCCCGGTGATCGCCTTCGGGCTGCGCCACCTCGGCTGCGTCGCCGGCGTGGTGGTCACCGCCTCCCACAACCCGCCGCAGGACAACGGCTACAAGGTCTACCTGGGTGACGGCTCGCAGATCGTCCCGCCGGTGGACGCCGAGATGGCGGCCCAGATCGCGCGGGTGTCGGCCTCCCCGCTGGCCGACGTCGCCCGGTCGACGGCCTACCGGACGGCTGACGAGAGCCTGCTCGCCGCCTACGTCGCCCGCGCCGCCTCGCTGGTCGCCGCCGACGCCCCGCGCGAGCTGCACTGGGTCTACACGCCGTTGCACGGGGTGGGCGCCTCGGTGGTGGACGCGGTGGTCGGGGCGATCGGCATCACCCCCGGCCAGCCGGTGGCCCAGCAGGTCGAGCCCGACCCCGGCTTCCCCACCGTCGCCTTCCCCAACCCCGAGGAGCCCGGCGCCATCGACCTCGCGCTGGCCCTGGCCGCCCAGCAGGGTGCGGAGCTGGTGGTGGCCAACGACCCCGACGCCGACCGGTGCGCGGTGGCGCTGCCCGACGCCGGGGGCGAGGGACCCGGCGGCTGGCGGATGCTGCGCGGCGACGAGCTCGGCGCGCTGCTCGCCGAGGACGCCCTGCGCCGGAGGACGTCCGGCGTCTACGCCCGCTCGGTGGTCTCCAGCACCCTGCTCGACACCCTGGCGGCCGCGGCGGGGCAGCCCTCGACCACCACGCTGACCGGTTTCAAGTGGATCGGGCGGGTGCCGGGGCTGGCCTTCGGCTACGAGGAGGCGCTGGGCTACTGCTGCGACCCCGACGCGGTGGCCGACAAGGACGGCATCACCGCGCTGGTGCGGGTGCTGGCCCTGGCCGCCACGCTGCGCGCCGAGGGCTCGAGCCTCGGCGTCCGGCTGGACGAGATCATGCTCCGCCACGGCCTGCACGCCACCGACCAGCTGTCGGTCCGGGTGGAGGACCTGTCCCTGATCGCCCGGGCGATGACCACCCTGCGCGGCGCGCCCCCGCGGCGGCTGCTGGACGAGGACGTCACGGTCGTCGACCTGGCGCTCGGCAGCGAGGCCCTGCCCGCCACCGACGGGGTGCTGCTCAGCACCCACAGCGTCCAGGTCGTGGTGCGGCCCTCGGGCACGGAGCCCAAGCTGAAGTGCTACCTGGAGCTGCGGCTCTCCCCCGCCGAGTCCGCGGACCTGCCCGCCGCCCGGGCCCGGGCCGCCGGTCTGCTGGCGCGGCTGCGGGAGGAGATGTCGGTCGCGCTCGGGCTGCGCTGA